The following proteins come from a genomic window of Candidatus Izemoplasmatales bacterium:
- a CDS encoding DUF805 domain-containing protein: protein MDKYVKLYKQMWIDWKNYEGKINLNDFWTNIVVHIIVQFLIGLIIGLINIPVLTSLVSLVLLVPVIAMGVRRLHDVGEKGTYMLWWLLPLVGWIFVILKWVKPSVAA from the coding sequence ATGGATAAGTACGTCAAGCTCTACAAGCAGATGTGGATCGACTGGAAGAACTACGAAGGCAAGATCAACCTGAACGACTTCTGGACCAACATCGTCGTCCATATCATCGTCCAGTTCCTGATCGGCCTCATCATCGGCCTCATCAACATCCCGGTCCTCACCTCGCTCGTCAGCCTCGTCCTGCTCGTGCCGGTGATCGCCATGGGCGTCCGCCGTCTGCACGACGTCGGCGAGAAGGGTACCTACATGCTGTGGTGGCTCCTCCCGCTCGTCGGCTGGATCTTCGTGATCCTGAAGTGGGTCAAGCCGAGCGTCGCCGCCTGA
- a CDS encoding SDR family NAD(P)-dependent oxidoreductase, producing MKTIVVTGATDGIGRAAAEGFLKAGCRVVGVARNRKKAAAMEADLREARLSFQFADLSSVREVDALATRLAESCPDGIDALVHVAGTVSTHRELTVDGYEKTFAVNHLAVHHLTIRCLPLLERRPGARVLVVSSRAHRWGRIFFRDVSLRGFYWLLTAYAQSKLMNVLFVRDMARRIDPKLVSFYAIDPGLVDTGIVAKTTKGLERWIWSWRRKAGTPPSVPAAAMVRIALEDAYAGRSGLFWMEGVEKAPARRSGTVRTMDRLHALSDAMVDVALGGSSRFSAKK from the coding sequence ATGAAGACGATCGTGGTCACCGGCGCGACCGACGGGATCGGCCGTGCCGCGGCAGAAGGATTCCTGAAGGCGGGCTGCCGCGTCGTCGGCGTCGCCCGCAACCGGAAGAAGGCGGCGGCCATGGAAGCGGATTTGCGCGAAGCGCGGCTCTCCTTCCAATTCGCCGACCTGTCGAGCGTGCGCGAGGTCGACGCGCTCGCCACCCGCCTGGCGGAGAGCTGCCCTGACGGCATCGACGCGCTCGTCCACGTCGCCGGGACGGTCTCGACGCATCGCGAACTCACCGTCGACGGCTACGAGAAGACGTTCGCGGTGAACCACCTCGCCGTCCACCACCTGACGATTCGGTGCCTCCCGCTGCTGGAGCGCCGTCCCGGCGCCCGCGTTCTCGTCGTCAGTTCGCGCGCCCACCGCTGGGGGCGGATTTTCTTCCGGGACGTTTCGCTGCGCGGCTTCTACTGGCTTCTGACGGCCTACGCCCAATCGAAGCTGATGAACGTCCTCTTCGTCCGCGACATGGCGCGGCGGATCGATCCCAAACTGGTTTCGTTCTACGCGATCGATCCGGGTCTCGTCGACACCGGCATCGTCGCGAAGACGACGAAGGGACTCGAACGGTGGATCTGGAGCTGGCGGCGGAAGGCCGGCACTCCGCCATCGGTCCCGGCCGCGGCGATGGTCCGGATCGCGCTCGAGGACGCCTATGCGGGACGATCCGGTCTGTTCTGGATGGAAGGCGTCGAGAAGGCGCCCGCGCGCCGGTCCGGAACCGTCCGCACGATGGATCGGCTCCATGCGCTCTCGGACGCGATGGTCGACGTCGCGCTCGGCGGATCTTCGCGTTTTTCCGCGAAGAAGTGA
- a CDS encoding DUF4234 domain-containing protein: MAQIRRFLGKVRIEFIAIGLFFLTLVVFSARLYVCRFDGIVVAQLFLFAFPPFFGPFARAVVLDACFATIGFMAFEGGFTKRARLAFRVGFYVAAALFLVNLALVLLGAGSDPATANLFFGREEFSGGESVLVGGFGLGFYLYILFLAVYGVAVFLHPGYAGTDEPTLWRWILRKLNRKDPLVALDPVGDAQIVRSVPLHVFYTVITFGVWYYIWMYRMIRGIHKLVGGPADLTKDFLLSALVLPGIQVMYGLNLKKWETFLFQNRDRFGVKKPDFSIAYLVLSILGLGVVATAMMQLDLNKAATVANATLQNEEARA, translated from the coding sequence ATGGCACAGATCCGTCGTTTCCTCGGCAAAGTCCGGATCGAGTTCATCGCGATCGGGCTGTTTTTCCTGACTCTCGTCGTCTTCTCCGCGCGCCTCTACGTCTGTCGCTTCGACGGCATCGTCGTCGCGCAGCTGTTCCTGTTCGCGTTTCCGCCGTTCTTCGGGCCCTTCGCGCGGGCGGTCGTTCTCGACGCCTGCTTCGCGACGATCGGCTTCATGGCGTTCGAGGGCGGTTTCACGAAACGTGCCAGACTCGCGTTCCGCGTCGGCTTCTACGTCGCCGCGGCGCTGTTTCTCGTCAACCTCGCGCTCGTCCTCCTCGGCGCCGGATCGGATCCGGCGACCGCGAACCTGTTCTTCGGGAGAGAGGAGTTCTCCGGCGGGGAATCCGTCCTCGTCGGCGGCTTCGGACTCGGGTTCTATCTCTACATCCTCTTTCTCGCCGTTTACGGCGTCGCCGTCTTCCTCCATCCCGGATACGCCGGGACGGATGAGCCGACGCTGTGGCGCTGGATCCTGCGCAAGCTGAACCGGAAGGACCCGCTCGTCGCGCTCGATCCCGTCGGCGACGCACAGATCGTCCGGAGCGTCCCGCTTCACGTCTTCTACACCGTCATCACCTTCGGCGTCTGGTACTACATCTGGATGTACCGGATGATCCGCGGGATCCACAAGCTGGTCGGCGGACCCGCCGACCTCACGAAGGATTTCCTCCTCTCCGCGCTCGTCCTCCCGGGGATTCAGGTGATGTACGGCCTCAACCTGAAGAAGTGGGAGACCTTCCTCTTCCAGAACCGCGACCGGTTCGGCGTCAAGAAGCCCGACTTTTCGATCGCTTACCTCGTCCTTTCGATCCTCGGTCTCGGCGTCGTCGCCACGGCGATGATGCAGCTCGACCTGAACAAGGCCGCCACCGTCGCCAACGCCACGCTCCAGAACGAAGAAGCGCGTGCCTGA
- a CDS encoding MATE family efflux transporter: MDKKTLIFEKLPIWKAVATLAIPSILSQFVTMIYNLADTFYIGQTNDPYMVAAISYSFGAFALLAAFGNLFGIGGGSLMARMMGAKRPEDAKKVATFSVYGANVFSLLYSVLLWIFMTPILELLGASAMTIGYGRDYLFWTTVVGGLPTTLGIVLGHLLRSEGEAKLGAAGIAFGGILNIILDPIFIFVLDLDVAGAAMATMIANVAVVGFYLMTVFSIGHRSNVGFSPSRLSGAKQVAGPVFAVGLPAAAAVVFNVLVNAAVFKVLSGYGDLAVAAMGIVKKIDSIPLNIALGLGQGVLPLVAYNYAAKDFDRMKGSSRFARFAAVGIASLCIVFFEVFSEPIVTFFIREPETVALGARFLRIACLGTIPMALFFLYNTTFQAMGHGKQSFFLVFMRQVVINLGILFLFETLFGIDGVVWTQPVGDLLSALIAWVLFERVVVSLKKEQSGLDRRSA, from the coding sequence ATGGACAAGAAAACGCTGATCTTCGAGAAACTGCCGATCTGGAAGGCCGTCGCGACGCTCGCGATTCCTTCCATTCTCTCGCAGTTCGTGACGATGATCTACAACCTCGCCGACACCTTCTACATCGGTCAGACGAACGACCCCTACATGGTCGCCGCGATCTCCTATTCGTTCGGCGCCTTCGCGCTCCTCGCCGCCTTCGGGAACCTCTTCGGGATCGGCGGCGGCAGCCTGATGGCGCGGATGATGGGCGCCAAGCGCCCCGAGGACGCGAAGAAGGTCGCCACCTTCAGCGTCTACGGCGCGAACGTCTTCTCGCTCCTCTATTCCGTCCTCCTCTGGATCTTCATGACGCCGATCCTCGAACTGCTCGGCGCCAGCGCGATGACGATCGGCTACGGCAGAGACTACCTGTTCTGGACCACCGTCGTCGGCGGTCTTCCGACGACCCTCGGGATCGTCCTCGGCCATCTCCTCCGCTCCGAGGGCGAGGCGAAGCTGGGCGCCGCCGGAATCGCCTTCGGCGGCATCCTCAACATCATCCTCGACCCGATCTTCATCTTCGTGCTCGACCTCGACGTCGCCGGCGCGGCGATGGCGACGATGATCGCCAACGTCGCCGTGGTCGGATTCTACCTGATGACCGTCTTCTCCATCGGTCACCGTTCGAACGTCGGTTTCTCACCGTCCCGGCTCTCCGGGGCGAAGCAGGTCGCCGGTCCGGTCTTCGCGGTCGGTCTGCCCGCGGCGGCCGCCGTCGTCTTCAACGTCCTCGTCAACGCCGCCGTCTTCAAGGTGCTCTCGGGTTACGGCGACCTCGCCGTCGCCGCGATGGGGATCGTCAAGAAGATCGACTCGATCCCGCTCAACATCGCCCTCGGTCTCGGCCAGGGCGTCCTCCCGCTCGTCGCCTACAACTACGCCGCCAAGGACTTCGACCGCATGAAGGGTTCCTCGCGGTTCGCCCGATTCGCGGCGGTCGGGATCGCGAGCCTCTGCATCGTCTTCTTCGAGGTCTTCTCCGAACCGATCGTGACCTTCTTCATCCGGGAACCGGAGACCGTCGCGCTCGGCGCGCGGTTCCTCCGGATCGCCTGCCTCGGTACGATCCCGATGGCGCTTTTCTTCCTCTACAACACGACCTTCCAGGCGATGGGACACGGGAAGCAGTCGTTCTTCCTGGTGTTCATGCGCCAGGTGGTGATCAACCTCGGGATCCTCTTCCTGTTCGAAACGCTCTTCGGGATCGACGGCGTCGTCTGGACCCAACCCGTCGGCGACCTGCTCTCCGCGCTGATCGCATGGGTGCTCTTCGAACGCGTCGTCGTCTCGCTCAAGAAGGAACAATCGGGACTCGACCGGCGCTCCGCATGA
- a CDS encoding 1-acyl-sn-glycerol-3-phosphate acyltransferase: MKRPNPLLYATLGFLLRIYAFFKGQRIRRHAKIKGPAIVLSNHTSFYDFIYTTAAVYPKRVSYMAAGKMFYDPLLGFFLRMARAFPKCLFQADPVATMNVFRILRRKGIVSIFPEGQISPIGVTQPIAPSIAKLLKKAKVDVFAVRHQGAYLVNPPWSKKNFPGRIQTDVELVLTKERLASLTEEEVLAAVVEALRFNVSSFDPEGRYRYRINDIENLESVLYRCPRCGGETLHADGRDLVCPACGNRLSYDPHGKVGGLRIDDLYHVQEAEMRMRIESDPAFRLEADVRLESFRDERLVEVGRGRLSLTHDGYRYEGTVDGRETVLAFDPKNVPTLPSDLGRNVQIYEGYLIYQFAMDVPTIPTKFVIAAEILHARSLSGAADAA, translated from the coding sequence ATGAAGCGTCCGAATCCGCTCCTGTACGCGACGCTCGGCTTCCTGCTTCGGATCTACGCCTTCTTCAAGGGGCAGCGGATCCGCCGCCACGCGAAGATCAAGGGGCCGGCGATCGTCCTCTCCAACCACACGTCCTTCTACGACTTCATCTACACCACCGCGGCGGTCTATCCGAAGCGCGTCAGCTACATGGCCGCCGGGAAGATGTTCTACGACCCCCTCCTCGGCTTCTTCCTCCGGATGGCGCGGGCGTTCCCCAAATGCCTCTTCCAGGCCGACCCGGTCGCGACCATGAACGTCTTCCGGATCCTCCGGCGGAAGGGGATCGTCTCGATCTTCCCCGAGGGGCAGATCTCGCCGATCGGCGTCACCCAGCCGATCGCGCCGTCGATCGCCAAGCTGCTCAAGAAGGCCAAGGTCGACGTCTTCGCCGTCCGCCACCAGGGCGCCTACCTCGTCAACCCGCCGTGGTCGAAGAAGAACTTCCCCGGACGGATCCAGACCGACGTCGAACTCGTCCTGACGAAGGAACGGCTGGCTTCGCTTACGGAAGAAGAGGTCCTCGCGGCCGTCGTCGAGGCGCTCCGCTTCAACGTCTCCTCCTTCGATCCCGAAGGCAGGTACCGTTACCGCATCAACGACATCGAGAACCTCGAAAGCGTCCTCTACCGCTGCCCGCGATGCGGCGGCGAGACGCTTCATGCGGACGGACGCGACCTCGTCTGCCCGGCGTGCGGGAACCGCCTTTCCTACGATCCCCACGGAAAAGTCGGCGGACTCCGGATCGACGACCTCTATCACGTGCAGGAGGCGGAGATGCGCATGCGGATCGAATCCGACCCGGCGTTCCGCCTCGAAGCCGACGTCCGGCTCGAGAGTTTCCGGGACGAGCGGCTCGTCGAGGTCGGCCGCGGCCGACTCTCCCTGACCCATGACGGATACCGCTACGAGGGCACCGTCGACGGCAGGGAAACCGTCCTCGCGTTCGATCCCAAGAACGTCCCGACGCTGCCGAGCGACCTCGGCAGAAACGTCCAGATCTACGAAGGCTACCTGATCTACCAGTTCGCGATGGACGTCCCGACGATCCCGACGAAGTTCGTCATCGCCGCCGAAATCCTGCACGCGCGCAGCCTTTCCGGCGCGGCCGACGCGGCCTAG